From a region of the Halolamina sp. CBA1230 genome:
- a CDS encoding ABC transporter permease gives MRWSPLARKEFYDHIQSKGVWLLGVLLVVASFLSLGGPPYLVTALNENTTLVAFQAPVSIFATFGAILLSHRSISSERASGSIKVVSGMPVRRHHILLGKIIGQTAVLCVPLLLTFLVVGALGALEYGLFSLAKFGLLVVVSCLYLLLNVCVGVSISAAVNTSVQAATAAFSYYLIFILGWVDFIIYQVYTPLTGVQVNPLNPPASESLFLLHRLAPAGAYNVLFNWILETGNSASWVLGVIADLQPQTRSNALVVELAFEGVDVPVVLHEAGALVIFAGWILLPFAVGYYRFREADLT, from the coding sequence ATGAGGTGGTCTCCGCTTGCTCGGAAAGAATTCTACGACCACATCCAGTCGAAGGGTGTCTGGTTGCTAGGTGTCCTTCTAGTCGTCGCAAGTTTTCTGTCGCTCGGTGGCCCTCCGTACCTCGTCACGGCCTTAAATGAGAATACGACACTGGTGGCGTTTCAAGCGCCCGTCAGCATCTTTGCCACATTTGGTGCGATCCTCCTTAGCCATAGATCGATCAGTAGCGAACGCGCGTCAGGAAGTATCAAAGTCGTCAGTGGCATGCCGGTCCGCCGCCATCATATCCTCCTCGGGAAAATCATCGGCCAAACCGCAGTCCTCTGTGTTCCCCTCCTCCTCACCTTCCTCGTCGTCGGCGCACTCGGCGCGCTGGAATACGGGCTGTTCTCTCTGGCCAAATTCGGCCTGCTGGTGGTTGTCTCTTGCCTCTATCTGCTTCTGAACGTCTGTGTCGGCGTTTCGATTTCTGCGGCCGTAAATACCTCCGTTCAAGCAGCTACGGCGGCGTTTAGCTATTACCTCATCTTCATCCTAGGCTGGGTGGATTTCATCATCTACCAGGTCTACACGCCACTCACGGGCGTCCAAGTCAATCCATTAAATCCGCCAGCATCGGAGAGTCTCTTTCTCCTCCACCGACTGGCTCCAGCCGGCGCGTATAACGTCCTCTTCAACTGGATTCTGGAAACGGGGAACTCAGCATCGTGGGTGCTTGGCGTCATTGCGGATCTCCAACCACAAACCCGGTCGAACGCCTTGGTTGTCGAACTCGCGTTCGAGGGAGTGGACGTCCCCGTGGTCCTCCACGAAGCGGGCGCACTCGTCATCTTCGCCGGATGGATACTCCTCCCGTTCGCGGTCGGCTACTACCGCTTCCGAGAGGCTGACCTCACATAA
- a CDS encoding ABC transporter ATP-binding protein, translating into MPAITTTDLTKRYDAETAVHGLNLKIQDGEVYGFLGPNGAGKSTTISLLMDYVRPTEGSARILGLDPREDVVEIHQRVGILPDRFSVYDRLTGRRHLNYVIDSKNASDSPEDLLTRVGLGDAIDRQAGAYSNGMQQRLGLAMALVGEPDLLILDEPFTGLDPHGARTIRDLVYEENDRGATVFFSSHVLGQVELVCDRIGILNQGELIAEGRIDDLREQVDVESSIVFTLDQVPDGLADTLREQDGVVSVSAEDDELVVVTRSQNARWPVIQTIEQTSAPVDSFTMREPSIEDVFAAHTTGRTETADEPY; encoded by the coding sequence ATGCCTGCAATTACCACCACCGATCTCACGAAACGGTACGACGCAGAAACCGCCGTCCACGGGTTGAACCTGAAGATTCAGGACGGCGAAGTGTACGGGTTTCTCGGACCGAATGGAGCCGGAAAATCGACGACCATCAGTCTGCTCATGGATTACGTGCGCCCAACAGAAGGATCGGCACGCATCCTCGGACTCGATCCGCGAGAGGACGTCGTCGAAATCCACCAACGCGTTGGCATCCTCCCAGACCGGTTCAGTGTCTACGACCGCTTGACGGGCCGCCGGCATCTCAACTATGTCATCGACTCGAAGAACGCATCAGATTCTCCCGAGGACCTGCTCACTCGGGTTGGACTGGGCGATGCCATTGATCGGCAAGCCGGGGCGTACTCGAACGGGATGCAACAGCGCCTCGGGCTTGCGATGGCACTCGTTGGCGAACCCGACCTTTTGATTCTTGATGAGCCATTCACCGGGCTTGATCCCCATGGGGCACGGACGATCCGGGATCTCGTCTACGAGGAGAACGACCGCGGTGCGACCGTGTTCTTTTCGAGTCACGTGCTCGGCCAAGTTGAACTCGTCTGCGACCGAATCGGCATTCTCAACCAGGGAGAGCTGATCGCCGAAGGGCGGATCGATGATCTCCGCGAGCAAGTGGACGTTGAATCGTCTATCGTCTTCACGCTCGACCAGGTTCCGGATGGGCTTGCCGACACGCTCCGTGAACAGGATGGAGTGGTGAGTGTCTCGGCGGAAGACGACGAGCTCGTCGTGGTCACACGAAGTCAAAATGCCCGATGGCCAGTCATCCAGACGATTGAACAGACATCTGCTCCCGTTGATTCGTTCACAATGCGGGAACCGTCAATCGAAGACGTGTTTGCCGCTCATACGACGGGCAGGACTGAAACAGCGGACGAACCGTATTGA
- a CDS encoding twin-arginine translocation signal domain-containing protein produces MPSRRTFLRSGGIAAIGGLAGCLTDDTEPKAVIEHIRLENHRRETGYVFTVRILEEDEVLFEEIRELGAAGEGKAYADFESPLSSPGQYTIQVDVDGDSANVDTQSLISESKECLRLQFYLGASTLHHEHTSYGCE; encoded by the coding sequence ATGCCCTCTCGTCGGACGTTTCTTCGGAGCGGTGGTATCGCAGCAATAGGTGGATTGGCCGGCTGCCTCACAGATGACACTGAACCAAAGGCAGTCATCGAGCACATTCGTCTCGAAAACCACCGGCGAGAGACGGGGTACGTATTCACAGTACGGATACTGGAGGAGGACGAGGTTCTTTTCGAGGAGATACGTGAACTTGGGGCAGCGGGTGAGGGTAAGGCCTACGCTGATTTCGAATCACCGCTCTCTAGCCCAGGACAGTACACAATCCAAGTTGACGTTGACGGGGACTCTGCCAATGTTGATACGCAAAGCCTCATTTCAGAATCTAAAGAATGTCTCCGCCTCCAATTCTACCTGGGTGCAAGCACCCTCCATCACGAACACACCTCCTACGGATGTGAGTAA